GCCGGATGCGCTTTCCGCAGCGACGCAGGCGCGATCTTGCGCCAGCGTCGGGTCAGCGCCGAGCGCAGCCAGGCGGGATCGACGCTTTCGATGCGCGCCAGCAGAATAGGATGCGGCCGGTGGTGATCGGTGACCACAAAGGTGTCAGGCTCCGCCTCGGCCAGCATGTCGCGCTGGTCGAGGCTGTCCAGCTGGACCACCAGGCAGTCGGGCGCGTCGGGCCAGAACCAGGTAAAGAACTTGCCCCGCACCTTGTACGAGGGATGACCATAGGAGACCGCCGTCTCCGCGCCCGGAAAGGACATCAGCAGGGCGTGGACATCGTCCCGTGTCACGGCGCGATCAGCTCCACCTCGGGGAAATAGGTCCTGTAGCGTGCTGCGTCGCGCGTCAGCAGCCGGTGGCCGCGGACCAGCGCGTGCGCGCCGATGAAGAAGTCGGGCAGGGGCGCGCTGCGGGCGCCGCCTCGGCGACGATAGGTCTGGAACGCCTTGCCGGCCGCGAACGCGGCCTCGAACGGCAGGGCTTCGCGCTCCAACAGCGCAAGCATGGCGTCCACGTCGGCTGGATCGGTGAACGGGATCGACACTTCCGCATAGATGATCGGGTCGATCAGCAGGACTTCGCCTCCGTCGACGAGTCGTTCCACCTGTTCGATCGACCAAACCCGCCAGTCCGACGTGCGGTCGATCAGGTCGATAAGGACATTGCTGTCGACAAGAACGCTCATTCGCCGCGCGTCAGCGCCATGACTTCGTCGGCGCTCATCGTGAGCCGGTCACCGAAACCGGCCATGTGCTCGGTCAACCGCCTGCCGCGACCGCCAGTCCGTTCGCCGCTGCGCACCACGGTCACGACGTTGCCGTCGTAGTGAAAGTCCACTTCGGTATGCGGCAGCAGCCCCGCCTGTGCGCGGATGTCGGCGGGGATGGTGACCTGGCCTTTCGACGTGATGCGCATTGTATTACCTCTCGGTCGAGAAGGTAATACTCCCCGCCTCAACCCGCAACTCAGTAAGCCAGCGCGATCCCATCCTTGCGCATCTCGGTGGCGGCGCCGTAGGTCCAGCGGCCGTCCGGGTTCTGCTGGCGCATGACATTCTGGTAGCCGCCGAAGCCGCCGTCCGGCGGTCCCAGCGTCCAGCCCATGGCGCGCAGCTGCGCCTTGGTCGCTTCCGGCACGCCGCTCTCGAGGTGCAGCACGCCCGCGCCTTCCTGCGGCTGGCCGGTTGGTTCGGACGAGCCGTAGTGCTGCCAGCGCGGGGCGTCCCCGGCCTCCTGCGCATCGAGGCCGTAATCCACCATGTTGATGACGATTTGCGCCTGGCCCTGCGGCTGCATGCCGCCGCCCATGACGCCGAACGCCATCCACGGCTCGCCATCCTTGACCGTGAAGCCGGGAATGATGGTCTGGAACGGCCGCTTGCCCGGCGCATAGACGTTCGGGTGACCGTCGGTCAGGGCGAACAGCTCGCCCCTGTCCTGGAACATGAAGCCCAGCGGCTGGCCCTGGCCGTCATCCGGAACCAGGCCCGAGCCCATGCCGCGATAGTTGGACTGGATCCAGCTGACCATCATCCCGTCCTTGTCGGCCACGCTGAAATAGGTGGTGTCCCCGTGGTGCGGGGCGTCGCCGGGCATGACGCGATCCATGATCCGGTCGGGCCGGATCAGCCGCGCCCGCTCGGCCGCATAGGCCTTGGAGTTCAGCCACTCGACCGGAATGTCGGAAAAGCGCGGATCGGCGAAGTAGCGGGCGCGGTCCTCGAACGCCAGCCGCTTGGCCTCGGCCTGGACGTGCAGCGACGCCGCCGACTGGAACCCCATGCCCTTCAGGTCGAACTGCTCGCAGATGTTCAGGATCTGGTTGGTCGACAGCCCTTGCGTGTTCGGTCCCAGCCCATAGACCTCGACCCCGCGATAGTCGGTGCGGATCGGCTCGACCCATTCGGTGCTGTGTGCGGCCAAGTCGGCGCGGGTCAGCCAGCCGCCGATGCGGCGGAAGTAGCCCTCCATCTGCTCGGCCAGCGGCCCCTCGTAGAAGGCGTCGCGCCCGCCCTCGGCGATCATCCTCAGCGTCTTGCCGAGGAACGGGTTGGCGAACATCTGCCCGACCTTGGGCGTCGCCCCGCCGGGCGCATAGACGCGCTTTCGGTTGTCGTTCTCCTCGATCGGGATGCGGCCGCGGTCAAAGGCGGCCATGTTGCGTTCGAGGTAGTAGGCGATGACCTGCGGGACGGGCGCGCCCTGTTCGCACAACTCGGCCACCGGCAGCAGCACCTCCTTCCACGGCAGCTTGCCGTAGCGCTGGTGCGCGCTCCACCAGGCGTCCACCGTGCCCGGCACGTTGACGGTGACGGCGCCGTAGCGCGGCAAATAGCCGTCGATGGCCCTGGACCGCGCGGTCTCCAGGCTCAAACCGCGCGGGCTGTTCCCCGAACCGTTGAAGCCGACGACCTTTCGCAGCTTCGGGTCCCACAGCATGCAGAAGGCGTCGCCGCCGATGCCGTTGGCCACGGGCTCCAGAAAGCCCAGGGCCGCATTGATGGCGATGGCCGCATCGATGGCCGAGCCTCCGCGCCGGAGGGTGTCGATTCCGATCAGCGTCGCCGTCGGGTGCGCGGTCGCCGCCGCGCCGTTCGCACCCCAGACGGTGGAGCGACCGGCGAACTTCGGTCCGGTTATCCGGTCGCCGATGCCGATGCCGGCGTAAGGATCGGGGCGGGCCGGAGCCGGTGCGGCCTCGGTCGGACGGCCGGGCGCGGGCGGTTGTCCCGTCTGAGCCTTCGCAGCCCCGGTGGACAGCGCACCGGCCGCCAGGGCGCTGGAGGGCAGGGCGGACAAAAAGGTGCGGCGATGCATGGCGGGCTCCTCAAGGCGGCAAGGGGCCATCAAGAACCGGATGCGTCCTCTCCGGCAAGGCTGCGGGCAAAGAAAAAGGCCGCGTCCCGAAAGGAACGCGGCCCTGATCCTTGGAGAAGAGGCGAGAGCCTATTCGATGTCTTCGTTCAGCAGGCCGACCTTGAAGAAGCCGTTGGCCTGCATGGAGTTCATCACTTCCATGAACTGCTCGTACTTCACTTCCGGCTGAGCGCGCACGAACACACGCTCCTCGCGGCAGGCGCCGCCGCCCAGAGCCGCGCAGACGGCTTGCGGCAGGTTGGCGAGCTGGATCTCGTCCTGGGCGATGTAGATCTGACCCGATTCCTGGATGGTGATGTACACCGGTTCCTTCATCTCGGTCGGGGTCGTCGGCGGCACGGCCGGCGGCAGGTCCAGGCGGATCGACACGGTGGCCAGCGGCGCGGCGACCATGAAGATGATCAGCAGCACCAGCATGATGTCGACGAACGGCGTGACGTTGATGTCCGCGTTCTGCTGGATGGTCTTGCCGCCCTGGCCGCCCGGCCCGGAAAGTTTGGCGCCCATGTCGTGACGTCTCCGAAATCTGTGGCCGGCCTGATCGGCTGGCGCTGAAACAATCCTCGAACCGTGTCTTGGCGTCCCTTAACCGGCTTGTAAAGCGGTCTCGTCGCCGCGCCGGAGATTCAGCCGCGCGCCAGCTTCAGGAACCGGTCGGCCAGCTGCGGATCGGCCTTGAACGCCCCGGTGAAGCGCGTCGTCAGGGTCGAGACATGCCGGTGATGCACCCCGCGCGTCGTCATGCACTGGTGCGCCGCATCGACCAGCACCGCCACGCCGCGCGGCTGCAGGTGCGATTCGATGGCGTCCACGATGTCGTTGGTCAGGGTTTCCTGGTTCTGCAGGCGCCGCGCGAAGATCTCCACCACCCGCGCCAGCTTGGAGATGCCCACGACCTTCTCGCCCGGCAGATAGGCGACATAGGCCTTGCCCAGGAACGGGGCGAGGTGGTGCTCGCAATGGCTTTCCACCTCGATGTCGCGCAGGATGACCATGTCGTCATAGCCCTGCACGTCCTCGAACGTCCGGCTCAGTTCCTTGCCCGCATCGGCCGCATAGCCGTCGAACCATTCGCCATAGGCGTCGACCACCCGCTTGGGCGTGTCGATCAGGCCGGGGCGCGCGGGGTCGTCGCCGGCCCATGCGATCAGCGTCCGCACCGCCTCCAGCGCCTGCTCGCGGGTGGGGCGCTGGACCGGGCTGTCGGTGCTGACCAGAACGGGCTTGGCGGGAACAGGGGTCATGCGACGATCCAGACGCGCGGGGCCCAAAAAGCGCCCGCCGCTTGCGGTTTCACAATCCGACGGGACTGTTTATCAGGCCGCTATATGGGACAGAGCCTCCGTCCCGCAAGAAAACGCAAAGCCGTTCCTCGATGCCGCTGCACATCCACGACACCCTGCGCCGTGAAAAGCGCCCCTTCGAACCGCGCGATCCGAGCCGGGTGACCCTCTATGTCTGCGGCCCCACGGTCTACGACTACGCCCACATCGGCAATGCGCGGCCGCCGGTCGTGTTCGACGTTCTGGTGCGGCTGCTGCGCCGCACCTATCCGCAGGTGATCTACGCCCGCAACGTCACCGACGTGGACGACAAGATCAATCAAAAGGCCTCGCGCGAGGGCGTCCCGATAGGCGAGGTCACGGCCCGCTACGAGGCGGCCTATCTGGAGGACATGAAGCGGCTGAACGTGTCCCCGCCGGACATCACGCCTCATGTGACCGACTACATCCCCGCCATCGTCGATCAGATCGGGGCCATCATCGACGCCGGCTGCGCCTATGCGGCCGAGGGGCATGTGCTGTTCGACGTCTCCTCCTATCCGTCCTACGGCGCGCTGTCGGGCCGGAACCTGGACGACATGATCGCCGGCGCCCGCGTCGAGGTGGCGCCCTACAAGAAGAACCCGCACGATTTCGTGCTGTGGAAGCCGTCCAAGGCTGACGAGCCGTCGTGGCCTTCCCCCTGGGGCGAGGGTCGCCCCGGCTGGCACATCGAATGCTCGGCCATGATCGAACAGACGCTGGGCCTGCCCATCGACATTCACGGCGGCGGCATCGACCTGGTGTTCCCGCACCACGAGAACGAGATCGCTCAAGGCGTCTGCGCCCACGGCTGCGCCACGAAAGACCAGGCGCACGACGAATACGCCCGCTACTGGATGCACAACGGCTTTCTGACCGTGGACGCCGAGAAGATGTCCAAGTCGGTCGGCAACGTCCTGTTGCTACACGATCTGGTGCAGGCGATGCCGGGCGAGGTGGTGCGCTGGGCGCTGCTGTCCGCTCACTATCGACAGCCGCTGGACTGGAACCAGGCTCTGCTGGACCAGAGCCGCAAGGCGCTGGACCGGCTGTATGGAGCGCTGCACCGTTCGGCGGACGTGCAGGCGGCGGAGGTCGGTCCGCCGGCCGACTTCCTGAAATCCGTCGAGGACGACCTGAACACGCCGGGCGCCATGGCCAGCCTGTTCGCCCTGTCCAGCGAGATCGAACGCGGCATGACGGCCGGCGACCATGCGTCGGTGGCGGAGGCCAAGGGGCGGCTGATCGCCTGCGCCGCCATCCTGGGCGTGTTGCAGTCCGATCCGGCCGCCTGGTTGGAAGGCCAGGTCTCCGATGACCTGCGCGCCGAGGTCGAGGTGCTGCTGGAGCAACGCGCCTCAGCCCGCGCCGCCAAGGACTGGCCCGAAGCCGACCGCATCCGCGACCGCCTGAACGCCCTGAACGTCGTCGTCATGGACGGCCCACAAGGCGCGACCTGGCGGATGAAGGGGTAGGGCGTCTTTCTCCTCCCCATGCAATGGGGAGGGGGACCGCGCAGCGGTGGAGGGGTTGTTGCCGCCGCGCCACCCCCTCCGTCACGGCGCAAGCGCGCCGCGCCACCTCCCCATCGCCGATGGGGAGGAGAGGAGACCAGCCTTCTCCCTCCCCGAACGGGGAGGGAGAAGCTCCCCATACCTCCCACTCTCCCCGTCACCCTCGGGCCGTCGCGTCGCTCGCACGCGAGCTTTGTCTCCACCCGAGGGTCCAGACTCCCGGTCTCGGCCGGTTCGCACCGGGAGTCTGGATCCTCGCCACAAGGGCGAGGATGACGGGAATAAAGTCGCAGGCAGCGCATCAGCGGTGACGAACGCCACGGAAACAATGGCCTACGCCTTCCTCTCCCCGACTTCCCCGCCTGGGTTCAAACTCGTGCCACCCTGCATCGGTCTCGTCGCACTGGAGGGCTCGCCTGGCCTGCGACCTTGCGAGCGGCGGGAGCGGATGGAGCGGGAGGGGTTCGGTCTTGTCGGCCGGACCCCGCCGGCGTCGGGGATCGCCCCGAAGTCGGAGGGTCGGGGGGATACTCGGCCGGTCCGGGGACAGCCTCGCAGGGCTGCCTGCCCGCCGCAGGCTTATGGGGTTAGGCGATAAGACCGCCACCATCCTCCGCCCCGAGCTTGCAGCCAACCACCCGCGCGGGGCGTCAGCTTTCGTCGAAACGGTAACCACTACCCACACTCCGGGCGAAGGCCCGGCGCTCCGCCCGCCCTCCAACCTCGCACCGGCCTCGGCCGCTGCGGGGCCGAAGTCGTGGCCGTCACCCCGCGCGGTTCTTCACCAGATCGTCCACCACCGACGGATCGGCCAGGGTGGAGGTGTCGCCCAGCGCGCCGATGTCGTTCTCCGCGATCTTGCGCAGGATGCGGCGCATGATCTTGCCCGAGCGGGTCTTGGGCAGGCCCGGCGCCCACTGGATCACGTCCGGCGCGGCGATGGGGCCGATCTCCTTGCGGACATGGGCGATCAGTCCGCGCCGCAGATCCTCCGTCGGTTCGACGCCGGTGTTCAGAGTGACGTAGGCGTAGATGCCCTGGCCCTTGATGTCGTGGGGAAAGCCGACCACCGCCGCCTCGGCTACGTCGTCGTGCAGCACCAGGGCGGACTCGACCTCGGCGGTGCCCATGCGGTGGCCCGAGACGTTGATCACATCGTCCACCCGGCCGGTGATCCAGTAATAGCCGTCCTCGTCCCGGCGGCAGCCGTCGCCGGTGAAATACTTGCCCGGATAGGTCGAGAAATAGGTGTCGAAGAACCGCTGATGATCGCCGTACACAGTGCGCATCTGGCCCGGCCAGCTGTCGGTGATGACGAGGTTTCCGGACGCAGCGCCGTCCAGCACGCCGCCTTCCCCATCGACCAGCTGCAGCTCCACCCCCGGCAGCGGCTTGGTCGCCGATCCGGGCTTCAGGGCAGTGGCGCCCGGCAGGGGCGAGACCAGGATGCCGCCCGTCTCGGTCTGCCACCAGGTGTCCACGATGGGCAGTCGGCCTTCGCCCACCACCTCGTGGTACCAGCGCCAGGCCTCCGGGTTGATCGGCTCTCCCACCGTGCCCAGCAGGCGCAAGCTGGCGCGCGAACTGGCCTTCACCGGCCCGTCGCCCTCTCGCATCAGGGCCCGCAGGGCGGTGGGCGCGGTGTAGAAGATATCGACCTTGTGCTTGTCGATGACCTCCCAGAACCGGCTGACGGTCGGATAGTTTGGCACGCCCTCGAACATCAGGCTGGTCGCCCCGTTCGCCAGCGGCCCGTAGACGACGTACGAGTGACCCGTCACCCAGCCCACGTCGGCGGTGCACCAGAAGACTTCGCCGGGGCGATAGTCGAACACCAGCTCGTGCGTCCACGCCGCCCAGAACAGATAGCCGCCGGTGGTGTGCAGCACCCCCTTGGGCTTTCCGGTCGAGCCGGAGGTGTAGAGAATGAACAGCGGATCCTCGGCGTTCATCGGCTCTGGCGGGCAGTCGGCCTCCACCTCGGCCGCTTCGGCCGCATAGTCGAAATCGCGTCCGGCCTGCATCGGCACGTCCGCGCCGGTGCGGCGGACAACCAGCACGGCGTCGACCGACACCTTCTCCAAAGCGGCGTCGACATTGGCCTTCAGCGGCACAGACTTGCCGCCGCGCAGGCCCTCGTCGGCGGTGATCACCAGGGTCGAGCCGCAATCCTCGATCCGGCCGCACAGGCTGTCGGGCGAAAAGCCGCCGAACACCACCGAGTGCACCGCCCCGATCCGCGCGCACGCCAGCATCGCGTAGGCGGCCTCCGAGATCATCGGCAGATAGAGGGTGACGCGGTCGCCTTTCCGGACGCCGTGGCGTTTCAGCACATTGGCCATGCGGCACACTTGGGCGTGCAGTTCGCCGTAGGTGATGGCGCGGCTGTCCGCCGGATCGTCCCCTTCCCACAGGATGGCGGTCTCGTCCGCGCGGTGCGGCAGATGCCGGTCGATGCAGTTGGCCGAGACGTTCAGCATCCCGTCGGCGAACCAGCGGATGCGGAAGTCGTCCTTGTTGAACGACACGTCCTTGATCTCGGTCGGAGACTGGATCCAGTCGAGCCGCGCCGCCTGCTCGGCCCAGAAAGCGTCCGGCGCATTGCGGGCGGCCGTCCGCGCCGCCTCATAGGCCGCGGCGTCCATGTGGGCGCGGGCCGCCGCTTCGTTGGAAACCGGGTAGATTTCGGAATTTGGCTGCATGATCCTCACCTTCATCGACATCGACCAACATCCGCAACGGTTGAAAAGCTGCAAGAGCCCGCAGGTCGCCTTTGGTGCGGCCGCTCGTCAGTTCGGTTCGGCCGCCGTG
The genomic region above belongs to Brevundimonas sp. PAMC22021 and contains:
- a CDS encoding MmcQ/YjbR family DNA-binding protein; this translates as MTRDDVHALLMSFPGAETAVSYGHPSYKVRGKFFTWFWPDAPDCLVVQLDSLDQRDMLAEAEPDTFVVTDHHRPHPILLARIESVDPAWLRSALTRRWRKIAPASLRKAHPALTPEEPDA
- a CDS encoding AbrB/MazE/SpoVT family DNA-binding domain-containing protein, translating into MRITSKGQVTIPADIRAQAGLLPHTEVDFHYDGNVVTVVRSGERTGGRGRRLTEHMAGFGDRLTMSADEVMALTRGE
- the cysS gene encoding cysteine--tRNA ligase, encoding MPLHIHDTLRREKRPFEPRDPSRVTLYVCGPTVYDYAHIGNARPPVVFDVLVRLLRRTYPQVIYARNVTDVDDKINQKASREGVPIGEVTARYEAAYLEDMKRLNVSPPDITPHVTDYIPAIVDQIGAIIDAGCAYAAEGHVLFDVSSYPSYGALSGRNLDDMIAGARVEVAPYKKNPHDFVLWKPSKADEPSWPSPWGEGRPGWHIECSAMIEQTLGLPIDIHGGGIDLVFPHHENEIAQGVCAHGCATKDQAHDEYARYWMHNGFLTVDAEKMSKSVGNVLLLHDLVQAMPGEVVRWALLSAHYRQPLDWNQALLDQSRKALDRLYGALHRSADVQAAEVGPPADFLKSVEDDLNTPGAMASLFALSSEIERGMTAGDHASVAEAKGRLIACAAILGVLQSDPAAWLEGQVSDDLRAEVEVLLEQRASARAAKDWPEADRIRDRLNALNVVVMDGPQGATWRMKG
- the folE gene encoding GTP cyclohydrolase I FolE — protein: MTPVPAKPVLVSTDSPVQRPTREQALEAVRTLIAWAGDDPARPGLIDTPKRVVDAYGEWFDGYAADAGKELSRTFEDVQGYDDMVILRDIEVESHCEHHLAPFLGKAYVAYLPGEKVVGISKLARVVEIFARRLQNQETLTNDIVDAIESHLQPRGVAVLVDAAHQCMTTRGVHHRHVSTLTTRFTGAFKADPQLADRFLKLARG
- the acs gene encoding acetate--CoA ligase, which codes for MQPNSEIYPVSNEAAARAHMDAAAYEAARTAARNAPDAFWAEQAARLDWIQSPTEIKDVSFNKDDFRIRWFADGMLNVSANCIDRHLPHRADETAILWEGDDPADSRAITYGELHAQVCRMANVLKRHGVRKGDRVTLYLPMISEAAYAMLACARIGAVHSVVFGGFSPDSLCGRIEDCGSTLVITADEGLRGGKSVPLKANVDAALEKVSVDAVLVVRRTGADVPMQAGRDFDYAAEAAEVEADCPPEPMNAEDPLFILYTSGSTGKPKGVLHTTGGYLFWAAWTHELVFDYRPGEVFWCTADVGWVTGHSYVVYGPLANGATSLMFEGVPNYPTVSRFWEVIDKHKVDIFYTAPTALRALMREGDGPVKASSRASLRLLGTVGEPINPEAWRWYHEVVGEGRLPIVDTWWQTETGGILVSPLPGATALKPGSATKPLPGVELQLVDGEGGVLDGAASGNLVITDSWPGQMRTVYGDHQRFFDTYFSTYPGKYFTGDGCRRDEDGYYWITGRVDDVINVSGHRMGTAEVESALVLHDDVAEAAVVGFPHDIKGQGIYAYVTLNTGVEPTEDLRRGLIAHVRKEIGPIAAPDVIQWAPGLPKTRSGKIMRRILRKIAENDIGALGDTSTLADPSVVDDLVKNRAG
- a CDS encoding gamma-glutamyltransferase family protein, yielding MHRRTFLSALPSSALAAGALSTGAAKAQTGQPPAPGRPTEAAPAPARPDPYAGIGIGDRITGPKFAGRSTVWGANGAAATAHPTATLIGIDTLRRGGSAIDAAIAINAALGFLEPVANGIGGDAFCMLWDPKLRKVVGFNGSGNSPRGLSLETARSRAIDGYLPRYGAVTVNVPGTVDAWWSAHQRYGKLPWKEVLLPVAELCEQGAPVPQVIAYYLERNMAAFDRGRIPIEENDNRKRVYAPGGATPKVGQMFANPFLGKTLRMIAEGGRDAFYEGPLAEQMEGYFRRIGGWLTRADLAAHSTEWVEPIRTDYRGVEVYGLGPNTQGLSTNQILNICEQFDLKGMGFQSAASLHVQAEAKRLAFEDRARYFADPRFSDIPVEWLNSKAYAAERARLIRPDRIMDRVMPGDAPHHGDTTYFSVADKDGMMVSWIQSNYRGMGSGLVPDDGQGQPLGFMFQDRGELFALTDGHPNVYAPGKRPFQTIIPGFTVKDGEPWMAFGVMGGGMQPQGQAQIVINMVDYGLDAQEAGDAPRWQHYGSSEPTGQPQEGAGVLHLESGVPEATKAQLRAMGWTLGPPDGGFGGYQNVMRQQNPDGRWTYGAATEMRKDGIALAY
- a CDS encoding biopolymer transporter ExbD; translation: MGAKLSGPGGQGGKTIQQNADINVTPFVDIMLVLLIIFMVAAPLATVSIRLDLPPAVPPTTPTEMKEPVYITIQESGQIYIAQDEIQLANLPQAVCAALGGGACREERVFVRAQPEVKYEQFMEVMNSMQANGFFKVGLLNEDIE
- a CDS encoding type II toxin-antitoxin system VapC family toxin, yielding MSVLVDSNVLIDLIDRTSDWRVWSIEQVERLVDGGEVLLIDPIIYAEVSIPFTDPADVDAMLALLEREALPFEAAFAAGKAFQTYRRRGGARSAPLPDFFIGAHALVRGHRLLTRDAARYRTYFPEVELIAP